TATGCTAGAGCATATATAAAAATAATTGCCGAGGTTCCTGTAACTGCTCATGATGTCTTTGTTCATTCAGACATAAGTAATCTATCTGAATTTGGCTTAAATCACATTGAAGAAATAGGAAAAGAATTTGCTAAAATTGTTACCAGCGAAAATGTTGATTTACATGAGTTGTATCAAAAGAAATCAAAACGCCATTCCATTTCGCGAAGAGCTGAAAATATCGTTCGAAAAAAACACGGTTTTAAAAATGTAGGAGACATGTATATTAACGAGACTATGTTAGCGAACTATACAAAATCATTATTCCCAGATACCATTCGTCAATATAGTGCGAAATGGCTTGGAAAGTATTTGATAGATATTTTCATCCCATCATTAAATATTGCAATAGAATATCATGGAGAGCAACATTTTAAAGCAATTGATAGGTTTGGAGGTGAAGAAAAATTATTGAAGCAACAAAAACGAGATGAGTTTGTACGTGAACAATGCAAAAAGAATGGAGTACTTCTTCTCGAACTGACATATGAATTTAAAGTAACAGAAAAAAACGTATATGATTTTTTGTCTCAACACATTGATATTCCAAATTATAAACGTCCTTTTTCCCTATTCGATTAAAAGCTGAAAGGGTAGTATAATTGGATTATATGAAAGCTAAAATATAAGGCCTTATCCCAAGTGCAGCCCATCGGAATCTCCTTCCGAACTTCTACTGAACTTTGTTGTTTCCAAACTACTCCCAAATCTTCTACCCAAGCCTATCAGGTTTTTTAAACCGCTAGGTTCATTTTATAAAGCTTGCCTTTCAGCCCTACCTTATTCAAGTTCCGTAATTTTTTGCCATCCTTCAAAAGTTTTTTCTTTTTTCTCCAACAGGTTGGTATCCTTTAAGGCCTGATATATTTATCGATTTTATTGGTCAGGTTGACCCGGAATGAAGTGGTCAAGTTCACCGGAATTATCCCATTAAACCATTCACTCAAATTTGATAATATTTGACCATAAATTCACCTATTTACCAAATTTATAGAAATGTTTAAAAAAGAAAAACACATCAATATCGCTTGGAAATTATTTTGACCAATTTGTTAGCAGCCAAGTCTCGGCAGGTCGATCCAAAAATGTAAGCGAAGTTATCCGGGCAGGACTTCGACTTTTGGAGGATGATGAAAGTAAAAATGTAGCTTTGAGAAAAGCTATT
This DNA window, taken from Bacteroidia bacterium, encodes the following:
- a CDS encoding type II toxin-antitoxin system ParD family antitoxin, which produces MSLGNYFDQFVSSQVSAGRSKNVSEVIRAGLRLLEDDESKNVALRKAIQERIDSGIAHDFDPKKHLQELKTEIVI